In Triplophysa dalaica isolate WHDGS20190420 chromosome 19, ASM1584641v1, whole genome shotgun sequence, the sequence TGTGCTGTGTGTCACAACCATCTAAAATAAACGAATCATGCGACCTATATAAATTTGGTTGAGTCTAGCTGTTAATAAGAAGAAAAATCTGGTGACATGTTCTTAATTAAGAGAATGCTTTATGGAGAGTAAAcctgataaaatatatatatttctgaaaGGCATAGTTTTTAGGCAAAAATTTtggtctttatttattcactatCACGTTGTTAAAAACCTCTATATGACTCGTTTGTCTGTGAAttagaaaagaagatattttgagaaatgtctcaggggttttgtgctcatacaacggaagtcaataggggctaatgttgtttgtttaccagcGTTCATGGAAAtactttgtgttctgcaaaagaaagtttGGAAATtcatgagggtgagtacattttttgtagtaaaaagtaaaaagattTATTGTTAATCCATGTCGGATGGATTGTTTAAATATTCCTTTTGACTATTAGTGTGAATAGTGTGACTTTAGCTTTTTGTCTCATCCTTGGAAATGCAGTAATTTCAGAAGGTTTGTGATGTCATCTCCTCAGCGCAGATGACCAATTCTCCAGCTCTATGGAGACCAATGTGGTGATACGTCATGATGGCCAGATCATGTGGGACCAGCCGGAAATAACCAAGAGCTCTTGCAATGTGGATGTATCCTTCTTTCCATTTGATGCACAGCAATGCCGCCTCACCTTCGGCTCCTGGACACACAACGGTAACCAGATAGACCTTCATAACGCCCTGGACAGTGCTGACCTGGCTGACTTTGTGGAGAACGTGGAGTGGGAGGTTCTGGGAATGCCGGCCAAGAAGAACATCATCCTCTATGGCTGCTGCTCAGACCCCTATCCTGATATCACATTCACACTTCACCTGAATAGAAGAGCTTCCTTCTACATCTTTAATCTGCTCATACCATGCATGATGATCTCCTTCCTGGCTCCGCTGGGCTTCTACCTGCCGGCTGACTCTGGAGAAAAAGTATCTCTGGGGGTCACAGTGTTACTGGCCCTAACTGTCTTCCAGCTGCTTGTCGCTGAGAGCATGCCTCCTTCAGAGCATGTGCCGCTTATTGGTGAGATGTTTACTTTAATTTGACATAACTTGAAGATAtatatgaacaaaaaacaaacagttagTTTTTTTGGTCttatacaattttttaaaatataatatatgcaTATAGTGCTAGACATGTAAAAACAAAGTAATCCAGACCCCTCTTTACAACGCATTTACACAAGAAAGCAAGTGTTCTTATTTTGATGGTGAGCCAGTGATGGAAAGAATGTGTTTCGTTTGGGAAGGTGTGTTTTGGggtatttatttcaaatatctaCAGCAGGGCTATTGAATTTGTTTGACATGAGGGATGATAAGACAACAACAggaaattttaaaagaaaatccaaaaaaatgttggattctgtgttttctgtccttcACAGTAGTAATATATAGTAATATACTTgcacacatgaaaaaatacttcaCTACACTACAGTATTCACCGGAAACAATTACATCGAGGGTTGGGTTCGGCCAGCGGGACGCCAATAGAATAGCCCGGATCTACAGTATTTCTCAAAAACTGCTTATTGCACCTTTAAGATTTTGAGTGAATATTGCTTTTTGGCATAATACATAATTAACATCTATAGTATGAAATggttataaagtattttttccaaaGGACTGTAGACACACTGCATTTTCATTCTCATCTTTTTTGGCATTGTTAGCTTTATAATGTGCATGCTATTTAATTGATCCTAGCAGTtttatatgatatgatatatgttatattatgttatagATTGACTCAACTGTAATACAAAGAATCCATAACTGTTGAgtaattttattatgatttaatacaattaatatacaataaaataattgtatataagttaacttcaggccagccgtgtgttatgtgtgtgttatgtcaTATTATAGTCCTTTATCCTTAATGTTTCTGTTCTAAGCTACAAGCAAAAACATTAAGCATGTGTAGTTTTTACTTATTTGTTGagaatcaagttaatatttttgtgtgttttgactTTCCACTCACTTAAGAAGTGCAGACTGgctgttgaacacaatataaCCAAGTTGATCTATAATAACAACCAATGACGGACAATTAGTCCACCATCATTTCCACTTTTATTTCCTTCCCATGCAAGTGGGCTCATGTTGTATAAATGTTAAATCAGCTATATTAAGTATAACACCCCCTTAATGGTGTACATTGGTGCAATTAAATGATCTACCACAGAGAAAAACACCCTCACCCACAAGACATGAAATCAATGAGATGTAAATTAGCTGTTGAAATAAACAATGAGCGCTAAGAGTCAATAACCCCAGGATTTTTAATGAGCCTTTCTAATGAAATGGGACTGCATTTAGATGTGCCCTTTCATTAGCAAGACTTTTGTATCTTAGTATTGGAGGTGTTACCCAGTTCCTGTTTATCATTGAGATCAATTAAGGAAACTTTCCTCCTGAGATTGAATAATCAATAGTCAAGTAACATTGCGATTGTTTATAACTGTCCGTTCAATACGAAGTGCTTTCTAATGAAGTCTCTTGTATGAGGTTCATTAATCTCTGTGATTTCACAGGGAAATATTACATCGCCGACAATGACCATGATCACAGCTTCTACAGCCATGACCATCTTTATTATGAACATCCACCACTGCGGACCTGATGCCCAACCTGTTCCCGCCTGGGCCAGACGCTTTATTCTGAACTATCTTGCTCGAATCTGCTTTGTTTATGATGTGGGCGAGAGCTGCCTTCCCGCTCACAAAGACAAATCTGCCCAGAAAGAATCCAGTTGCGCTGTAAACGGCCGTGCCGGGGGTGAGGACTTGGCTCTGAGGGTACGAGGAATTTCTAAAGACAAATTGAATGAAGACGTCAGTCCTACTCTGTCTACTGGAAAGGAGTCAGCAGGTGCCTGGACAGATAGCAACTGTGTGGGCATGGACCCTGGTGAGATGGGAGGAGCTACTGCGGGTTGTGGAGGTAAAGAAGGAGAAAGTGGAATGGATGGAAACAAGAGGGAGATGGTTCTCGAAGGTCAGTGTAAATGCCATCACCAAACCCTCCTGAGGAACGTTGAGTACATCgctaattattattatgatcaGAAGGCCACACAGAGACGGAACAGGGGAGTGGCGCAAAGTCGCCAAAGTCATGGATCGCTTTTTTATGTGGATCTTCTTCATTATGGTGTTCCTCATGAGTTTGCTTATAATAGGAAAAGCGGTCTGAGTGCCCTTTCTATAGACTTAATGATTTtgatactgtacaaactgtatccCATTACCCTCACCCTTTGATTAACCCTCACTCAAACCTTTCTGTATATTAAGTTTTcgaataaacattgttttgttttatttacaagcTGTTTTTCTCAACGGGGTGAATAAAGTCACAACTGTCACGATTCTGCCTCATCGTGTCATGTCTTCTttgatctagtggcaggatcatgacagagcctcatgttttgtgtggagagaggcatgTTATTGTTGGTTCTGACATGGTTCCTGTCTTGTTGCTTTGTTCTCCTAATGTTTGCTGTTACCCTGCCTTTTGGATTATGCCCTGTGTTTTAGTTTGTTGAGTTTGTTTTTGCCTCACGTGGAAAGTGTTTTGTTGTCCCTTGTTTGAGTTCCTGTTTTCCCCATCATCGgcttattatttaaataaatgttttgttgtctaCCTGGCTgcttgcaattgggttcttccctCCCTGTTCCTGACAACTACAGGAccaaacacactcacatatacagccgcggaaaaaattaagagaccattccaattTCAAATCAGCACTTCTATATGTTTtttggtcattccagtccagtgtctattgaatttcaacaaaatcaaacctcatgacataaagtcatccaacagcaattaGGGAGAAAGTTTGTAgttcacaaaattatttttttacattttacctaaacacaaataaaaataaaaatcatttttaaatgatctcttatttttttctgcggctCTCTCTATATTTTATGTGTGCATAATAAGGCACTTTGAAGTTCTTTTAGCATTTTAtcagaatgtttatttaagaGACCCCTGCCATTATCAGATGGGATTCAAAgtcataaatagattttaaatgtaaaaaaatatattttatattttccctAAACATAACAATAGCATTAGACTTGGGCTACTCAATATATCGAAATAATCAAAATAGCGGAAATGTAAAAATCGCGACATGCATATCGCAACTGTTTACAACAAATGAATGATGAAAATACGTCCTAAGTTTTAGATGGATGATGGAAGGATCATAGGGTGCATGTGACTGTTTCTGTGCGCATGCGCGCGCTCTGTCGTGTAGAAGATTATAAGAAATGATAAGAAATGGTGGGAAAGTGAAACATGTAAATTGAGCACATAAATGacagttttaatgtgttttaatatagtTTACATTTGATTTACAAACAGACTCTGAAGCCAACAAAGCAAAGCCAACatgaacattaatgtttttttaaatactccaATGTGTTAAAATTTGTCCATTTTatattgcttttttttaaaataatatcgAATAATAGATCAATTTCAgtttcatattagttttatgAATATGTAATGGTAAAATTGTCAAGTTGTCAAGTCTAATTCTATCTTAATCCACATTTAAATGGGTTTAGATCTGAGAAGTCAATATAACATGGGCCCACTTGAAAGTGAAGCCCATCAAGGGTAAATTAGCCAGCAATTGCAGGGGGAACGGTATATGACAGCTGAGAATTCTGCTGTCACATAGGGGTTCCACTGTGTTAAATGAGATATAAGAAGCGGGACTAGGCTTTTAACCACCGACTTTCCTATCCCATACCCAAAGCGAAGTGAAGTGAAGGCAGGCCTCAAACCAATGACCAGCCTATCACAAACCCAAAGCGCTTACCACTACAGAAGTTGGCCTAATGGGTGGCCATTTTTTTACGTGAAGTCCATTAAGGTAAAATCTTGCCAGTTATCGTTGGGGAAACGATATCTGATGACTGAGATTTTAGCTCTCTGGGACTGCTTCTCCTGTGTTCCCTGAGACACAAAGTTCATAAGTGTCTC encodes:
- the LOC130407740 gene encoding LOW QUALITY PROTEIN: neuronal acetylcholine receptor subunit alpha-9 (The sequence of the model RefSeq protein was modified relative to this genomic sequence to represent the inferred CDS: deleted 2 bases in 2 codons); the encoded protein is MNPRCVLATVHLLATIGFIPVSLCAQGRYAHKLLNDLFMNYTSALRPVEDTDNIINVTLQITLSQIIDMDERNQILTTYLWIRQVWFDTYLTWKKTDYDGLDTIRIPSSYVWRPDIVLYNNADDQFSSSMETNVVIRHDGQIMWDQPEITKSSCNVDVSFFPFDAQQCRLTFGSWTHNGNQIDLHNALDSADLADFVENVEWEVLGMPAKKNIILYGCCSDPYPDITFTLHLNRRASFYIFNLLIPCMMISFLAPLGFYLPADSGEKVSLGVTVLLALTVFQLLVAESMPPSEHVPLIGKYYIATMTMITASTAMTIFIMNIHHCGPDAQPVPAWARRFILNYLARICFVYDVGESCLPAHKDKSAQKESSCAVNGRAGGEDLALRVRGISKDKLNEDVSPTLSTGKESAGAWTDSNCVGMDPGEMGGATAGCGGKEGESGMDGNKREMVLEGQCKCHHQTLLRNVEYIANYYYDQKATQRRTGEWRKVAKVMDRFFMWIFFIMVFLMSLLIIGKAV